Below is a window of Candidatus Omnitrophota bacterium DNA.
GAAGAGCTTTACACGATTGTTCCGGTTGGGACAGAAGTAACTATCGTAGATTAAGAACGAGGATAAACTTTTTACTTTTAACTTTTTACTTTTAACTTTGACTATGGCAGGACTTGATTTTGAGAAACCAATTTTAGAGCTCGAGAAGAAAATTCATGAATTAACGCATTTTGCTTCGGATAAGAAGATCGATATCTCAAGCGAAGTCAAGAAACTACAGGAGAAGCTTGAGGATTTAAAGAAACATACCTATACAAGCCTGACGCCTTGGCAGAGAGTTCAGATCGCCCGCCACCCCCAAAGGCCGTATACTTTAGATTATATCAGTATGATTGCCACGGATTTCTTAGAGCTGCATGGCGATCGCACATTTTCCGACGATATGGCTATTGTGTCGGGGGTTGCTAAAATAGATAATCAAAAAGTAGTGATTATGGGTCATCAAAAAGGAAGAGACACAAAAGAAAATTTGCTGCGTAATTTTGGCTGTGCCCATCCCGAAGGGTACAGGAAGGCCTTGAGGATGATGCAATTAGCTGAAAAGTTTGGCCTGCCGGTTGTGATCTTTATTGATACCCCGGGCGCTTATCCGGGTATAGGCGCGGAAGAGAGGGGCCAGGCGCAGGCGATCGCGGTTAATTTAAAAGAAATGACTGTTATCGGCTCCCCCATAATTTCTATTGTTATTGGAGAAGGCGGTTCAGGCGGGGCCCTTGGCATTGGAGTAGCGGATAAAGTTTGTGTTTTGGAAAATTCTTATTATTCGGTTATTTCTCCTGAAGGCTGCGCCGCTATATTATGGAAAAGCGGCACTAAAGCCCCGCAGGCGGCAGAGGTATTGAAATTAACCGCGCAGGACCTTTTAGGCTTTGGAATTATAGACCAGATAATCTCAGAGCCGTTGGGAGGGGCGCATCGTGATCCCCAAAAAACCGCCCAAAATATCAAAGAGGTTATCGTAAAGGCCTTAAAGGATTTCAAATCCCATTCTATGCAAGAACTTCTGGAAGCAAGATATAGAAAATTCCGCACTATCGGCGCCTTGGCATGATTGAAAATGAAATGATCCTTCTGGGGCTTTTAAAAGAAAGCCCAAAGCACGGCTATGAAATTAAGAAAGCAGTCAAAGAGATCCTTTCTTTGGTTGCCGGGATTCATTTTAAATCCATATATTATCCCTTAATGGTCCTAGAGAAAAATGGCCTTATTTCCAGGCGCGCAAGCAAGAAAGGCAATAGGCCTCTAAGGGTGGTTTATGAGCTTACCTCTAAGGGGCATGCCCGTTTTGAACAGCTTCTTTCACAAAGCTTCTTAAGACTGCAGAGGCCGAAATTCAGCCTTGATACCAGCCTGTTTTTTCTGCAATATCTGGATCCCGCATTAGCTAAGCGCAGCCTCAAGGTGCGCATGCGTATCTTGGACAGGCTTCAGTATGATCTAAAAAAGATGATCTCTTCTTTGGGGCAGGATATTCCATCTTCATGGGCGCATATTCTTGAGCATAATCTGCAGATGCTTCAGGCAGAATCAAGATTCCTCTCCGGGCTTATCCAGTCTCTTGCCTAAAAGATTCTTAAATATCTTTCTTGACAAAGCGTGTTTCTTAAGATATGCTTTACTTAGTTTATAGTTAATATAGTTAAATATTAAGGAGATTAATAGTGCCCTTGCTTTCTGTCGATCAGTTTGCCGCCCGGATGTCTGAGGCGATACCGGTGATCATGAAGGAATTCGCCCGCAGGCACCTTGTGGACATCTGTCATGAGAAGATCACCCTGCCGCAGATGCTTATTTTAAATGCCCTGCATACCAGAGGCGAAGTCAAGATGAAGGATCTGGCGATATGTTTGCGGGTGAGCATGCCGGCCATGACCGGGATTATCAGCAGATTAGTGCGGGATAAATATTGTCAAAGGGTATACCAAGAACAAGACAGAAGGATTATTAAGGTAAGGCTTACTGCCAAGGGAGAAGCCTTTTTAGAAAAGGTTAACGCCGGACGCAAACAGATGATCCTTAAGGTGTTTAGTAAAATATCAGATAAGGACAGGCAGGATTATCTGCGCATTATTACGCAGATAAAAGATATACTAATTAAGGGCCAAGATGAACAATAAATTAATATGCGTATTTTTATTATTCCTGTTTATTCCCTGTTTCTTGCGGGCGGCAGAAGTTTCGCTTGATATCCAAGAGGCGGTGGGCTTAGCCTTAAGGCAAAACCGCGATATTGCTTTGCAGTCGCAGCAGGTAATGAAAGCCAAAGCAAAGATTAAAGAAGCGCAAGCGGGGCTTCTTCCTGCTTTAAGCGTAAGCCAGACTTTTATGCTTGTCAGAGGCGCGTATGGAAAAGATTTTTCAAATCTTACCGGCCAGGCTACGATTAAGCAGAAAATTTACACAGGCGGATTGGTTACTAATACCATTAAATACAACGGCATTGATTTTCAAATTCAAGAGGCGCTTTTAGATAAAGCCAATATGGATACTGCCTGGGCAGTGAAAAAGGCATTTTACGCTTTAGTTTTAAGCGCCAAATTAAAAACCTTAAACCAGAAGATTTTGGAAAATACTCAGAAGCATCTGGATTATCTTCAGGCCCGTTATCAGAATGGGCAGGCCTCTGAATCCGAGATTATAAAGTTAGAATCTTCTTTATCTGGCGTTAAGAAAGAGTACGAAGTGTCTTTGAATCAAGAAGAACAGGCCAGGCATATATTAACTAATTTGCTGGTTATTTCAAGCGATGTTATAATAAAGCCGCAGGGCGATTTTGTTTATAACCCCCGTCAGGCGGCTTTTGACGAAGCGCTCTTGGAGGCGGTGAAAAACCGGCCCGAGGTGCGTCAATATCGGCTGGGGGAGAAAGCCGCCCAAGTTAATGTGGACCTTAATCGTGCCGGGAATAAGCCGACTGTATATGCCTCTTGGGATTATTATAACAGCTCTCATGCTGCCGCGGGGACAAGCAAAAACTGGCAGGATTCCAATATTCTGGGGATCACATTTTCCTGGCCGATATTTGACGGCGGTTTGACTAAGGCCAAGATTGAAGAGGCATTGGTGGATTTAAAGAAGGCGCAGATACTCAAAGATAAAATAATAAGCGACATCGGCCTGGAATTAAAAGAGGCTTATCTTAATCTAAAAAGCTCTCTATGGCGGGTAGAGGCAGCAGATCAAGACGCGCGCGCTTATAAAGATAATCTTTCTGTGGTTAATGCGAAGTACAAGCAGGGTTTAGCCAGTACGCTTGATGAAGATGACGCGCTTTTGAAATACGAGATTGCGAATTTTAATTATGAGCAGGCAGTTTACGGTTATTTAACGGCAAGAGAAGATTTTAATAAGGCAACTGGATCTTCGGAAATATAGCTTTTTAGGAGAATAAAAATGAAAATAAGAAATGCTTATATTTTACCTTTGATAATTGCTTGTTTACTGTTTTTGACAGGTTGCCATAAAGAAACCAAGGTTAAAAACGGCAATGGCGATGTCTATCCGGTTAAAGTAAGTAAAGTCCAGCTTCGTGATTTAGATGATATTATTGAATATGTGGGCAATGTTAAGGCGCAAGATGAGGCAGTGGTGTATCCTAAGGCAGCAGGTAAGATCATTAAGAAGCTTAAGCAGGAGGGCGATATTGTGGCTAAGGCAGAGCCGATCCTTTTGATTGACCGCGATGAGGTGGGGTTGAAATTTGAGAATTCTCCGGTAGAAAGCCCCATCGACGGGGTAGTAGGCAGGGTATATGTGGACATAGGAGAAAATGTAAGCGCTCAAAGCAAGGTTGCCCTGGTGGTTAATATGGATACGGTAAAAATTAATTTAGACATTCCAGAAAAATATCTTTCTAAGATTTCTTTGGGGCAGGAAGCAAAAGTTGGCGTGGATGCCTATCCTAAAGAGGAATTCCCCGGTAAAATTACCAAGATCAATCCGGTTGTGGATATTGCCAGCCGTTCCGCGCAGGTTGAAATAACCGTGGATAACCCGAAGCATTTCTTAAAGTCGGGGATGTTCGCTCGCGCCAGCCTTGTCTTGGAAAAACGTTCAAAGATAGTGGTCGTGATGAAGGAATCTGTTATCGGGAAAGGCCCGGATACCTATATTTATACGGTCTCAAACGATACGGCATCTTTGAAAAAGGTTTCTTTGGGATTACGCTATGGGGCTTATTATGAGATTAAGAACGGGCTTTCTGCCGGTGATCAAGTAGTAGTCATGGGGCAGCAAAAACTATTTGAAGGCGCCAAAGTCAAAGTGGAGCAATAATGAAGCTTCCCGAATTCGGAGTAAAGCGTCCGGTTACCAATTTAATGATTTTCTGCGCGATCTTGGTTTTGGCTTTTTACAGCTTAAGCCGTCTGGGTATCGATCTGTATCCAGAAATTGAGCCTCCCGTAGTAAGCGTTATTACTGCTTATCCCGGGGCCAGCCCTGGGGATGTAGAAATAAAAGTAACCGAAGTCTTGGAAAACCAGTTAGCCACTACTCCGGCTCTGGAGAAAATTACTTCTACTTCCGCTGAGGGGATTTCTTTTATAAACTTGAAGTTTATTTGGGGCACAGACCTTGATGCTGCCTCCAATGATATTCGTGATCGTATTGAGCTTGCTAAGCGGCTCTTGCCTGATATCCCCGATGAAATGGATAATCCTTATATATTCAAGTTTAACTCCGCGAATATCCCGATCCTTTTTATGGGCGTTACCGCCAAGGAATCTTACACCCAGTTGTATGATATGATTGACCAGAGGTTAGGCGATGCCTTACGCCAGCTGCCCGGGGTGGGGACAGTGCAAATTCAGGGCGGCGGCCTTAAAAGGCAGATTAATATTTGGGTAGACAGGCAGAGGCTTGAGGGGTACGGGTTTTCTATCCTGGAGATAAATAATGTTATCGCCAAAGAAAATATAACTCAACCGGTGGGGAACCTTAAGACCGGGATGACCGATTACCTTATTCGTTTGCCGGGAGAATTTAAGAATCCGGAAGAGATCAATAACGTTATTCTGGGGATGCGTTCTGGAAAGGCAGTTTATCTAAAGGATGTTGCGCGCGTGGAGGATGGTTTTCAGGAAACAGTCAACGTGGTCAGGTTTAATAAAGAGCCGGCGCTTATGATGATGGTTCAGAAACAAAGCGGGACAAATACCGTTGAGGTTACTGAAAGGGTAAAACAAAAGCTTGCCCAAATGCAAAAGGTCTTGCCCGCGGATGTTAAGATAAGCATTGTCTTTGATACCTCTAAGGATATTATTAGTTCCATTAATACCTTAACATCTTCTTTGTGGCAGGCGATTGTTTTGGTTATTTTGGTAGTTTGGTTTTTCTTGCGCCAAGCCTCTCCCAGCATGATTATCGCTTTAAGCATACCCTTCTCATTATTGATAAGCTTTATCTACATATTCTTGGCGGGCAAGACCATCAACGCTATCAGTTTGTCGTCTTTGGCGATTGCTTCGGGCATGGTTGTGGATAATGCCATAGTGGTAGTAGATAATATTCATAGGAAGATGGAAAGCGGGCAGCGTATCAAAGAGGCCGCTATCTTCGGGGCGCAGGAGATGTTCTTGCCGATTGTCGCCTCCACGCTTACCACAGTAGTTGTTTTTGTGCCCATGCTTTTTATCCCCGGAGTAGTTGGTATTATGTTCGGGGAGTTGGCAATAATTGTTATTGTGACGCTTGCGGCCAGTCTTTTTACCGCGTCGACCTTTACGCCGATGCTTTGTTCCAAATGGATGGCTAAAATTGATAAAGCCAAGAAAGGCTGGGTGCAGGGGTGGTATAACGCTTGGGAAAGAATATTTTGTTCTTGGGAAGAGGCCTATTCTAAATCCCTTGCCTGGGCGCTTAAGCATAAGAAAATAGTCATATTGGGCTTTACGGCGATTTTTATTTCTTCGCTTTTTCTCACCTCTTTTGTAGGGAATGAATTTATCCCCAATGAAGACACGGGGGATGTGCGCTTGACGGTAAATCTTCCTATAGGAACCAGGTTTGAAGAGTCAGAAAAAGTAGCTTCTAAAATAGAAGACATGATTAAATCCGATGTTCCGGAGGCCAGGCTTTATTTTGCCCGCTGCGGGCAAATTCCCGGGCAGGCTCGCGCTTATGGCAATACTTCTGGAAGCCATGTGATTGTTGCCGGAGCAAAGCTTGTTTCCAAGACACAGCGCAAGCGTTCGGATACGCAAATCGCGAATTCTTTGCGCTCAAAAATAGAAAATATCCCCGGAGTAATGAAGATAGATATAACTACCGGCAATCCGATAGGGCGTTTAATTACTGGCACAGGGGGGAAAAGCATCCAGGTTGAGATTTTAGGAAATTCTTTTGAAGACACAGATGCTTTAGCAGCTAAGATAAAGCTTATTATGGAAAAGATCAACGGGGCAGTAGACGTGAGCATCTCCCGTGAAGCTAACCGGCCGGAATTGCGCCTTACCATTGACAGGGAAAAAGCAAGCTTCTTGGGCCTTAATATGTACACCATTACCCAGACTTTAAATACATATCTGCAAGGGTACACTGCTTCGCGTTATCGCGAGAAGGGTGAAACCTATGATATCTACGTGCGCCTTGAGGAATCTTCCCGCAGTAAAATAGAAGATATTGAAAATTTATTCGTCGTATCTTCCTCGGGCGAGAAAATACGCTTTTCCAATTTTGCCACTGTCCAGGAGACCACCAGCCCTCAGGAAATAGAGCGGAAGAACAGGCAGCGCCTTGTCAGGGTAGAATGTAACGCCTTTGGCCGTTCAAGCGGGAAGATAGTAGAAGATGTGAAGACAGCCTTGCGTGATGTTGTCCTGCCCCAGGATGTGATGCTTAATATCGGAGGCGAGGCCGAAGAGCAGGCCAAGGCCTTTAGAGATATGGGCATTTTGCTGGCCTTGGGGATTATTTTGGTGTATATGGTAATGGCCGCGCAGTTTGAATCTTTGCTGCAGCCGTTTATTATCATGTTTGCCATTCCTTTTACTTTTACAGGGGTTATCTGGGGATTTTTGCTGACAGGGGTTACCTTAAGCTTAATTAGCTATCTGGGGATAATTATGCTAATGGGTATCGTTGTGAATAACGCTATAGTTTTAATAAGCTATATTAATATTTTGCGCGCAAGAGGCCACGGTATTCTAGAGGCAGTGACTATGTCCGGGAAAAGTAGATTACGTCCGGTATTGATGACTACCATTACTACCCTAGTGGGGTTGTTGCCTTTGGCTTTATCGCGAGGTGAAGGTTCAGAAACTTGGCAGCCATTAGGGGTAACTATGATCGGGGGTTTGACCGTTTCAACCTTGATTACTTTATTATTTGTTCCTACATTGTATGCGGTTTTTGAAGTCCGCCGCATTAAAAAGGAAGTGCCAAATGGATAAAATGATTATGATCATCTATAACGAAGCCATAGACATTGAAGTTATGGAGGTTTTAGAAAAGTGCGCGGTAAAAAGTTATACTAAGGTTCCGGGGGTCTTTGGCGCAGGAGAAAAATCCGGCATACATTTAGGCGATGATATCTGGCCGGGAAGGAACAATTTGCTTTTTGCTGCGGTAAACGCCATCCAGTCGGCAAAGGTTTTGGAAGAAATAAGAAAGTTACGAATAAGTTTAGCCCATGAAGGGGTTAAGGCGTTTGTTATGCCAATTGAATCCTTCACATAATCTTAGCTGGGGCTAAAGATGTAGCCTTTTGCATAAACACTTCTTATATACCTGTTTCCGATCTTTTTGCGCAAGGCATTGATGTGCACGTCTACTGTGCGGGTGTCTTGCGCGCTGTGGTATCCCCAAACCTGCTGCAAAAGTTCTTCCCGGGAAACCACCTTGTCTTTATTGGAGATTAAAAAGCGCAGGATCTTCAATTCCAATAGTGAAAGCGCAAGCTTCCTTTTTTTCTTCACAGCAAGGCATCTTCGAAAGTCTATTTCCAGCGCGCCATCTTTATACTCTACCGCAGTAGAAGCTTCTTTGCGCCGCAGAAGGGCTTTTATTCTGGCTTTTAACTCCTCCAGGCTGAAGGGTTTAGTGATATAATCATCACTTCCCATTTCAAGCCCCTTGACTTTATCCGAGATCTGATCTTTTGCCGTGAGCATAATAATACAAGCGTCAATGCCGTTTTCTTTTAGTTTCCGGCATAACAAGAAGCCGTCTGCGTCAGGCAGGATTATATCCAGCAAAATAAGATCCACTTCTTGGGATTGGGCTATATTTAAGCCTTCTTTTCCGGTTGAAGCGCTTAATACAGTATATTCTTTTTCCAGCTCGTCTTTTAATCCCAGCATAATCGCCGGCTCGTCTTCTATTATCAATATCTTGTTAGGCATAAACTTTCAATTTTTTAGGGTATGGTTATGGTGAATTTTACCCCTCGCGGGATTTGATTTTCTACCGTAATTTCTCCATGGTTTTTTTCTATGAAATTCTTGGCTAAGGTTAACCCCAGGCCGGTGCCTTTGCCTTTGTGGTAAAACGGGTCAAATATTTTCTTCTGCTCATCTTTTGGTATTCCATCTCCCTGGTCGATAATCTCTATTGTTGCGCCCTGTCCTTGGGCGGACAAATTAATAGTTATTTTACCCGATGCGGGTGAAAATTTCAGGGCGTTGTCCAATATATTGATAAATGCGCGGGTAAATGATTCTTTGTCCAGCTTGATCTTATGCCCTATGTCTTTGAAGTTTATTTCCAGGCGGCAATCAGGGCGGATTAAAGACGCGGGGTATTCCTGGATAGCTTTTTGCGTTAACTGGCCAATGTCTGTTTCTTCAAAACACAAATTTTCTTTTTTGTTTTCCGCCTTAGAAAAGTCCAAGATATTGCTGATTAGGCTGCTCAAATAATAGCTTTGCTGCAGGATGTGCAAGTGGTATTGGCTTTGTTTATCCGCTTCTTGAGGATTATTCACCAGCCTTTCTGCTAAAAGCCGTATTGCGGTTAAGGGTGTTTTTAATTCGTGGGAAACGGTGGAAACGAAGTTGTTTTTCAGCTTTGATATTTCCATCTGCCTTTGGATGTCTTGAGAGCTTAAATAGCTTCCCGTGGCCATGATAAGGACCAGGGCAAAAATGATGAGCGAGAAAGCCAGGGTGCTTATTTTGGTATAGGAACCGATATTTTCTCTTATAAAAAACGCTTTTCCGGACTCGTTTAGGACATAGGAAATTATCTGGTATTGACGGGTGAGCATCCAGAGGGCGATTACCCCCAGGATGACGCTTGAGGCAACTACAATATAAGCGTAAATTTCTATGCGTTTATTGTTTATAAAGTCAACTTTGCCCATTAAAGTAAATCTAACACAGCAGCCCTAAGATGTAAAGGGAATTTAGGATTGTAAGGGAAATGTAAAATCAGCTTAAAAGGTATTGCAATTGTCTTTGGAAAGAGGTATATTTTGTATAAGGAGAATTATCATGGAAAAGATTACCGGGAATAAAGGGATGGTTCTTATTGTTTCTCTTTTCTTGGCCATTGTAATCGCTACCATGGCTGGCATATTATATTTTCGCGCGGTTAACGAATCGCGTTTGTCAGTAATAAGCGACGCGGCGCTTCAGGCTTTTTACGAAGCAGAGGCGGGACTGGCTTTTGCTTATGCCGCGGAAAAAAAGAGCAATTTTACCTGGTTTACCCACGCAGATAAGATTACAAAGGCAAGCGCAGTTTCGGTTCCTTCTGGCGTTCCGGGCGCAATTGATAACTCAAGCGGTTGTTATGTTGTATCAGGGCGTAATTTTAAAGTCAAAACTTTCCCAGAGAAAAAAGGTACTGTTGAAACCGGAATTGTGGTTGTGCTGTCACAGGCTACTATTAACGGGGTTACCCGTACTTTAGAGCATCGCATTGGCCAGAAATCCGCTTATCAATATTTTTTCTTCTTTCCTGAAGACCACACCTTTGATACCGCCACTTACGACGGACGCAACTTTGGCGGGCTTCATGTGAATGGCGATATCAACCTTATCAACCATCCGACCTTTGCTTTCTTAACTGAATTAAGCAGCGGTTCAAATACTTCCCATAAAGGCTATATCCGAAGGCCGCTTTTAGAGGCCTTTACAGCTTTAAGCGGCAACAAGGATTATAATATTTCAGCTTCTAGCGTCCAAGGGCTTCCATGGCAGCTTTATACAAATATTAACTATCGCACTTCAAACGGAGATATCGGTTCAGGAACATATACTACTTTTAAGATTGGCGATATCAACAGCCCCGCAACAATAAATATCCCAGAATATATGGGCGGGCAGTGGTCATTTGATAAATATACCAAGGCGGGTTCGCCCACAACTTATAATATTACGGAAACCTCTTTGAAGAATGCCGGATTGCGAGAGATTACTTCTTCCGCAGGAGATGTTTCCTTGTTTGATAATAACAAATCTATCAATATCAACTTTGGGGGTTCACCAGAAAGCCTTACTGAGAAAGAAATGTTTAAGAGGATATACAACCTTCCGGATGATCAGCAAACCAGTTATTGGAGCCAATATTGGGATCAGTGGAAAGTCAATCATAATTCCGATTATTCAGCTTATCATACTTCTGGAGTGTTAACAGCGGGAGATGATTGGAAAAGAAGATTATTTTGGGCAACTTATGACTGGAAAGATTACAATTCTGACGGTATCCCTTACGGAATAAACCGGGAGTGGTGGGAAGATTTAAGTTATGGAGACGATTATTACGATTATGGCCCTAATGGCACATCCCCGGCCTGCGTGGTAGACCACGACACAGGATTGTCATTAGATAAATATTTCTTGAACACAGAAGAACAGGGTACGCAATGGAAAAATTTGTTAGATGCAAACAACCTTGATGAGGCCGCAGATAATAAAACCCTTGTTTTAGACAGAAGCCAGGGCGGCAAAGAAATCAATGCCGGGGATATCATT
It encodes the following:
- a CDS encoding acetyl-CoA carboxylase carboxyltransferase subunit alpha, which gives rise to MAGLDFEKPILELEKKIHELTHFASDKKIDISSEVKKLQEKLEDLKKHTYTSLTPWQRVQIARHPQRPYTLDYISMIATDFLELHGDRTFSDDMAIVSGVAKIDNQKVVIMGHQKGRDTKENLLRNFGCAHPEGYRKALRMMQLAEKFGLPVVIFIDTPGAYPGIGAEERGQAQAIAVNLKEMTVIGSPIISIVIGEGGSGGALGIGVADKVCVLENSYYSVISPEGCAAILWKSGTKAPQAAEVLKLTAQDLLGFGIIDQIISEPLGGAHRDPQKTAQNIKEVIVKALKDFKSHSMQELLEARYRKFRTIGALA
- a CDS encoding PadR family transcriptional regulator, producing the protein MIENEMILLGLLKESPKHGYEIKKAVKEILSLVAGIHFKSIYYPLMVLEKNGLISRRASKKGNRPLRVVYELTSKGHARFEQLLSQSFLRLQRPKFSLDTSLFFLQYLDPALAKRSLKVRMRILDRLQYDLKKMISSLGQDIPSSWAHILEHNLQMLQAESRFLSGLIQSLA
- a CDS encoding MarR family transcriptional regulator is translated as MPLLSVDQFAARMSEAIPVIMKEFARRHLVDICHEKITLPQMLILNALHTRGEVKMKDLAICLRVSMPAMTGIISRLVRDKYCQRVYQEQDRRIIKVRLTAKGEAFLEKVNAGRKQMILKVFSKISDKDRQDYLRIITQIKDILIKGQDEQ
- a CDS encoding TolC family protein, with protein sequence MNNKLICVFLLFLFIPCFLRAAEVSLDIQEAVGLALRQNRDIALQSQQVMKAKAKIKEAQAGLLPALSVSQTFMLVRGAYGKDFSNLTGQATIKQKIYTGGLVTNTIKYNGIDFQIQEALLDKANMDTAWAVKKAFYALVLSAKLKTLNQKILENTQKHLDYLQARYQNGQASESEIIKLESSLSGVKKEYEVSLNQEEQARHILTNLLVISSDVIIKPQGDFVYNPRQAAFDEALLEAVKNRPEVRQYRLGEKAAQVNVDLNRAGNKPTVYASWDYYNSSHAAAGTSKNWQDSNILGITFSWPIFDGGLTKAKIEEALVDLKKAQILKDKIISDIGLELKEAYLNLKSSLWRVEAADQDARAYKDNLSVVNAKYKQGLASTLDEDDALLKYEIANFNYEQAVYGYLTAREDFNKATGSSEI
- a CDS encoding efflux RND transporter periplasmic adaptor subunit, encoding MKIRNAYILPLIIACLLFLTGCHKETKVKNGNGDVYPVKVSKVQLRDLDDIIEYVGNVKAQDEAVVYPKAAGKIIKKLKQEGDIVAKAEPILLIDRDEVGLKFENSPVESPIDGVVGRVYVDIGENVSAQSKVALVVNMDTVKINLDIPEKYLSKISLGQEAKVGVDAYPKEEFPGKITKINPVVDIASRSAQVEITVDNPKHFLKSGMFARASLVLEKRSKIVVVMKESVIGKGPDTYIYTVSNDTASLKKVSLGLRYGAYYEIKNGLSAGDQVVVMGQQKLFEGAKVKVEQ
- a CDS encoding efflux RND transporter permease subunit; the protein is MKLPEFGVKRPVTNLMIFCAILVLAFYSLSRLGIDLYPEIEPPVVSVITAYPGASPGDVEIKVTEVLENQLATTPALEKITSTSAEGISFINLKFIWGTDLDAASNDIRDRIELAKRLLPDIPDEMDNPYIFKFNSANIPILFMGVTAKESYTQLYDMIDQRLGDALRQLPGVGTVQIQGGGLKRQINIWVDRQRLEGYGFSILEINNVIAKENITQPVGNLKTGMTDYLIRLPGEFKNPEEINNVILGMRSGKAVYLKDVARVEDGFQETVNVVRFNKEPALMMMVQKQSGTNTVEVTERVKQKLAQMQKVLPADVKISIVFDTSKDIISSINTLTSSLWQAIVLVILVVWFFLRQASPSMIIALSIPFSLLISFIYIFLAGKTINAISLSSLAIASGMVVDNAIVVVDNIHRKMESGQRIKEAAIFGAQEMFLPIVASTLTTVVVFVPMLFIPGVVGIMFGELAIIVIVTLAASLFTASTFTPMLCSKWMAKIDKAKKGWVQGWYNAWERIFCSWEEAYSKSLAWALKHKKIVILGFTAIFISSLFLTSFVGNEFIPNEDTGDVRLTVNLPIGTRFEESEKVASKIEDMIKSDVPEARLYFARCGQIPGQARAYGNTSGSHVIVAGAKLVSKTQRKRSDTQIANSLRSKIENIPGVMKIDITTGNPIGRLITGTGGKSIQVEILGNSFEDTDALAAKIKLIMEKINGAVDVSISREANRPELRLTIDREKASFLGLNMYTITQTLNTYLQGYTASRYREKGETYDIYVRLEESSRSKIEDIENLFVVSSSGEKIRFSNFATVQETTSPQEIERKNRQRLVRVECNAFGRSSGKIVEDVKTALRDVVLPQDVMLNIGGEAEEQAKAFRDMGILLALGIILVYMVMAAQFESLLQPFIIMFAIPFTFTGVIWGFLLTGVTLSLISYLGIIMLMGIVVNNAIVLISYINILRARGHGILEAVTMSGKSRLRPVLMTTITTLVGLLPLALSRGEGSETWQPLGVTMIGGLTVSTLITLLFVPTLYAVFEVRRIKKEVPNG
- a CDS encoding response regulator transcription factor encodes the protein MPNKILIIEDEPAIMLGLKDELEKEYTVLSASTGKEGLNIAQSQEVDLILLDIILPDADGFLLCRKLKENGIDACIIMLTAKDQISDKVKGLEMGSDDYITKPFSLEELKARIKALLRRKEASTAVEYKDGALEIDFRRCLAVKKKRKLALSLLELKILRFLISNKDKVVSREELLQQVWGYHSAQDTRTVDVHINALRKKIGNRYIRSVYAKGYIFSPS
- a CDS encoding HAMP domain-containing histidine kinase yields the protein MGKVDFINNKRIEIYAYIVVASSVILGVIALWMLTRQYQIISYVLNESGKAFFIRENIGSYTKISTLAFSLIIFALVLIMATGSYLSSQDIQRQMEISKLKNNFVSTVSHELKTPLTAIRLLAERLVNNPQEADKQSQYHLHILQQSYYLSSLISNILDFSKAENKKENLCFEETDIGQLTQKAIQEYPASLIRPDCRLEINFKDIGHKIKLDKESFTRAFINILDNALKFSPASGKITINLSAQGQGATIEIIDQGDGIPKDEQKKIFDPFYHKGKGTGLGLTLAKNFIEKNHGEITVENQIPRGVKFTITIP